The Streptomyces camelliae genome window below encodes:
- a CDS encoding GlsB/YeaQ/YmgE family stress response membrane protein, translating to MSIIGWIILGLVAGVIAKVLLPGRDPGGFIGTTLIGIAGAFIGGWISARWMHHPITRNFYDGATWAAAIGGSLVLLIVYRILFGNSRD from the coding sequence ATGAGCATCATCGGTTGGATCATCCTGGGCCTGGTGGCCGGAGTCATCGCCAAGGTCCTCCTGCCGGGACGTGACCCCGGCGGCTTCATCGGTACGACCCTCATCGGCATCGCGGGGGCATTCATCGGCGGCTGGATCTCGGCCCGCTGGATGCACCACCCGATCACCAGGAACTTCTACGACGGCGCCACCTGGGCCGCGGCCATCGGCGGCTCCCTGGTGCTGCTGATCGTCTACCGCATCCTGTTCGGCAACTCACGCGACTGA
- a CDS encoding APC family permease → MTPTDTGLRRTLGVRDAVVVGLGSMVGAGVFSALGPAARAAGSGLLPGLALAAVVAYCNAMSSARLAARYPASGGTYVYGRERLGAFWGYLAGWAFVVGKTASCAAMALTVGAYVWPEQAHAVAVAAVVALTAVNYGGIQKSAWLTRVIVAVVLAVLAAVVVVCLASGRADTGRLDIGLSSGAGGVLQAAGLLFFAFAGYARIATLGEEVRDPARTIPRAIPLALGITLVVYACVAVAALSVLGADRLGHATAPLADAVRAAGAPGLVPVVRAGAAVAALGSLLALILGVSRTTLAMARDGHLPRSLAAVHPRFHVPHRAEPAVGAVVAVLAATADVRGAIGFSSFGVLAYYAVANASAWTLSPAPLSRVVPVLGLLGCATLAFALPAVSVATGAGVLALGVAVYGVRRWWAGRHVDRRGA, encoded by the coding sequence ATGACACCTACGGACACCGGCCTGCGACGCACGCTGGGGGTGCGGGACGCCGTCGTCGTCGGCCTCGGCTCGATGGTCGGCGCCGGCGTCTTCTCGGCCCTGGGACCGGCCGCGCGCGCGGCCGGGTCGGGACTGCTGCCCGGACTGGCGCTCGCGGCCGTCGTGGCCTACTGCAACGCCATGTCCTCGGCCCGGCTCGCCGCCCGCTATCCGGCCTCCGGCGGGACGTACGTGTACGGGCGGGAGCGTCTGGGTGCCTTCTGGGGATATCTCGCCGGCTGGGCGTTCGTGGTCGGCAAGACGGCCTCCTGCGCGGCCATGGCGCTCACGGTCGGCGCGTACGTCTGGCCGGAGCAGGCGCACGCGGTGGCCGTCGCGGCCGTGGTGGCGCTGACGGCCGTGAACTACGGCGGGATCCAGAAGTCGGCGTGGCTGACGCGGGTGATCGTGGCCGTCGTTCTCGCCGTCCTCGCGGCCGTGGTCGTCGTGTGCCTCGCCTCCGGACGGGCCGACACCGGCCGACTGGACATCGGGCTGTCGTCCGGGGCGGGCGGCGTGCTTCAGGCGGCCGGGCTGCTGTTCTTCGCATTCGCCGGATACGCGCGGATCGCGACCCTCGGCGAGGAGGTACGGGATCCGGCGCGCACGATCCCGCGCGCCATCCCGCTCGCCCTGGGCATCACACTCGTGGTGTACGCGTGCGTGGCCGTCGCGGCGCTCTCGGTCCTCGGTGCGGACCGGCTCGGGCACGCGACCGCCCCGCTGGCCGACGCGGTGCGGGCGGCCGGGGCGCCGGGGCTCGTGCCCGTGGTGCGCGCGGGGGCGGCGGTGGCAGCGCTGGGCTCGCTGCTCGCGCTGATCCTCGGCGTGTCCCGTACGACGCTCGCCATGGCCCGGGACGGCCATCTGCCCAGGTCACTGGCAGCCGTGCATCCCCGCTTCCACGTGCCGCACCGGGCGGAGCCGGCCGTGGGCGCGGTGGTCGCCGTACTCGCCGCCACGGCGGACGTGCGCGGCGCGATCGGCTTCTCGTCCTTCGGCGTGCTGGCCTACTACGCCGTCGCCAACGCCTCCGCGTGGACGCTGAGTCCGGCCCCACTGTCCCGCGTGGTGCCCGTGCTGGGCCTGCTGGGCTGCGCCACGCTGGCGTTCGCCCTGCCCGCCGTCTCAGTGGCAAC